In a genomic window of Paraburkholderia phenazinium:
- a CDS encoding MarR family winged helix-turn-helix transcriptional regulator produces MFDHCLYFNSVALARLVEREWTAVYARFGLTPAQGFVLRVVLASPGSLSSQVADILGIARPTATRLIDNLCDKNLVERRQGEEDAREWGVYPTRSGKALDRPINEASADIAKALRRKIGPDLFESTVSGMQNVRKALD; encoded by the coding sequence ATGTTCGATCATTGTCTCTACTTCAACTCCGTCGCGCTTGCCCGCCTGGTCGAGCGCGAGTGGACCGCCGTCTATGCCCGCTTTGGCCTGACGCCGGCGCAAGGGTTCGTGCTGCGCGTCGTGCTGGCGTCGCCGGGGAGTCTGAGCAGTCAGGTGGCGGATATCCTCGGCATCGCTCGCCCCACTGCCACGCGTCTGATCGACAATCTCTGCGACAAGAACCTGGTCGAGCGCCGTCAGGGCGAAGAGGACGCCAGGGAATGGGGCGTGTATCCCACCCGCTCGGGCAAGGCACTTGACCGGCCCATCAACGAGGCCAGTGCGGACATCGCCAAAGCGTTGCGCCGGAAAATTGGCCCTGACCTGTTCGAATCCACTGTGTCCGGCATGCAGAACGTGAGAAAGGCGCTGGATTAA
- a CDS encoding RidA family protein produces MPDREIIVPEAMRALVERAGYAPAVKVGQLLFCAGQVGRTQELEVIHDPEAQFTACWENLRQVLAAGGCTFEDVVEMTTYHVAMSQHMDVFREVKNRVFPRGACAWTCIGVSELAHPGLLVEIKCVAVQRAV; encoded by the coding sequence ATGCCAGACCGCGAAATCATTGTGCCCGAAGCCATGCGTGCGCTCGTTGAGCGCGCGGGTTATGCCCCTGCCGTGAAGGTCGGTCAGCTCCTGTTTTGTGCCGGACAAGTAGGGCGGACGCAAGAGTTAGAAGTCATCCATGATCCTGAGGCGCAGTTCACCGCTTGCTGGGAAAACCTGCGGCAAGTGTTGGCCGCAGGCGGCTGCACCTTTGAGGATGTGGTGGAGATGACCACTTACCACGTAGCGATGAGCCAGCATATGGACGTGTTCCGCGAGGTCAAGAACCGTGTGTTCCCGCGCGGCGCCTGCGCGTGGACGTGTATTGGCGTCTCGGAGCTGGCTCATCCGGGTTTGCTCGTCGAGATCAAATGCGTAGCTGTTCAGCGCGCCGTTTGA
- a CDS encoding TIGR04222 domain-containing membrane protein, translated as MSAPDPLTVEQQALQRRLEAYSPDTPGVPMPYSRRLAEREGWSHAHAMAVIAEYKRFAYLAVSSGHVATPSKAIDAAWHLHLEYTREYWDVFCVEVLCAPLHHTPGNGAPDEAAAYARLYEQTLDSYRRAFGSEPPATIWPRPSTNRVQHETAPGNAPSHARGEEGLAQRLKRRRTALRPRRARFAWLAWLSGAVATCAYAQELNVLNYAGPQFLQFYLLLCAGVLLLIFAMQRITYHRHAWGICRHQPAPRELPPDEVAFLAGGAARMAHVATLALVESEAIRFTPIASRHPYVTVKDSFKGGRFVDECEWLRRRKDGRANYTTFRARLMMRETTLSRDLCAEGWLWAPHSMRKLRFAAHMLALLTLGTGCAKTIVGLNRDRPITFLVMAMVLFLAAYLLLTVRLPGLGGRGLTKAGRTALDAQRARYANREPGRDAPLWKLAFAGVVALQGTSWSIYANALEEPSPAISSSSQFDASTDSSSSSSSNCSSSGCGGCSN; from the coding sequence GTGTCCGCACCCGACCCGCTGACCGTCGAGCAACAGGCGCTCCAACGCCGCCTCGAAGCCTACTCGCCCGATACACCCGGCGTCCCGATGCCGTACAGCCGACGCCTCGCCGAGCGTGAGGGCTGGTCGCATGCGCACGCCATGGCAGTCATCGCCGAATATAAGCGCTTTGCATATCTCGCGGTTTCGAGCGGGCATGTCGCGACGCCTTCGAAGGCTATCGACGCCGCATGGCATCTGCATCTCGAGTACACCCGCGAATACTGGGACGTTTTCTGCGTCGAGGTGCTCTGCGCGCCGCTGCACCATACACCGGGCAATGGTGCCCCTGACGAAGCCGCTGCTTATGCGCGGCTCTATGAGCAGACGCTCGACAGCTACCGGCGCGCATTCGGCAGCGAACCGCCCGCGACGATCTGGCCACGTCCGTCGACCAACCGCGTGCAGCACGAGACGGCACCAGGTAATGCACCCAGCCACGCGCGCGGCGAAGAAGGTCTGGCTCAACGTTTGAAGCGCCGCCGGACTGCCCTGCGTCCGCGCCGTGCACGCTTCGCATGGCTAGCCTGGCTGAGCGGCGCCGTCGCGACCTGCGCGTACGCGCAGGAGCTCAACGTGCTGAACTACGCCGGTCCACAGTTCCTGCAGTTCTATCTGCTGCTATGCGCCGGCGTGCTGCTGCTGATTTTCGCCATGCAGCGCATCACGTACCATCGGCATGCATGGGGCATCTGCCGCCATCAACCCGCCCCGCGCGAGTTGCCGCCTGACGAGGTGGCCTTCCTCGCAGGCGGCGCGGCACGAATGGCGCATGTCGCCACGCTAGCCCTGGTCGAGTCTGAAGCGATCCGTTTTACGCCGATTGCAAGCCGCCACCCCTACGTGACGGTCAAAGACTCATTCAAGGGCGGACGCTTCGTCGACGAATGCGAATGGTTGCGGCGCCGCAAGGACGGCCGGGCCAACTACACCACGTTCCGCGCGCGCCTGATGATGCGCGAAACAACGCTGAGCCGGGACCTTTGCGCCGAAGGTTGGCTATGGGCGCCCCACAGCATGCGCAAGCTGCGGTTCGCGGCCCACATGCTGGCTTTGCTGACACTAGGCACAGGCTGCGCGAAGACCATCGTCGGTTTGAACCGAGACCGGCCCATAACGTTCCTGGTCATGGCGATGGTGCTGTTCCTCGCCGCGTATCTATTGTTGACGGTACGTCTGCCAGGACTCGGAGGCAGAGGACTGACAAAGGCCGGACGCACGGCGCTCGACGCACAACGCGCGCGCTACGCAAACCGCGAGCCGGGACGCGACGCCCCGCTTTGGAAGCTGGCGTTCGCCGGCGTGGTCGCGCTCCAGGGCACCTCATGGTCGATCTATGCGAATGCGCTCGAAGAGCCCTCACCCGCGATAAGCAGCTCATCGCAGTTCGATGCCTCCACGGACTCGTCCAGTTCGAGTTCGAGCAATTGCAGTTCGAGCGGGTGTGGTGGATGTTCGAACTGA